The following proteins come from a genomic window of Tenebrio molitor chromosome 9, icTenMoli1.1, whole genome shotgun sequence:
- the LOC138139272 gene encoding phosphoribosyl pyrophosphate synthase-associated protein 2, whose amino-acid sequence MMEAPKTSDVVLVGGNSHPELVNLISQRLGVKVGGCAVYHKTNRETMVEIGDSVRGKDIYIIQTGTKDVNNNIMELLIMAYACKTSSAKSIVGVIPYLPYSKQCKMRKRGSIVSKLLAQMMCKSGLTHIITMDLHQKEIQGFFDCPVDNLRASPFLLQYIQECIPDYRNSVIVARNPGTAKKATSYAERLRLGIAVIHGEQKESESDEVDGRYSPPTLPRSRTMDAGVGVPVHIAKEKPPINVVGDVGGRIAIMVDDLIDDVQSFVAASEVLKERGAYKIYVLATHGLLSSDAPRLIEDSPIDEVVVTNTIPHELQKMQCHKIKTVDISILLSEAIRRIHNKESMSYLFKNVTLED is encoded by the exons ATGATGGAAGCACCTAAAACCTCGGATGTGGTCCTCGTAGGGGGCAATTCACATCCGGAATTGGTAAATTTGATATCTCAGCGGTTGGGGGTGAAAGTAGGGGGGTGCGCCGTGTACCACAAGACCAACCGCGAAACTATGGTGGAAATCGGAGATTCGGTCCGAGGCAAGGATATTTACATCATTCAAACGGGCACCAA GGATGTTAACAATAACATCATGGAGCTGTTGATCATGGCGTACGCGTGTAAGACATCTTCCGCCAAATCTATCGTTGGAGTAATCCCCTATTTACCCTACAGTAAGCAGTGTAAAATGCGTAAGCGGGGCAGTATCGTATCGAAACTGCTGGCCCAAATGATGTGTAAATCAGGTTTGACTCATATTATCACAATGGATCTCCACCAGAAAGAAATTCAGGGATTTTTCGACTGCCCCGTCGACAATCTCCGAGCTAGTCCCTTCCTGTTGCAGTACATCCAAGAATGC ATTCCAGACTACCGCAACTCCGTGATTGTGGCTCGCAACCCGGGGACCGCCAAGAAGGCGACGTCCTACGCCGAGCGCCTCCGCCTGGGGATCGCCGTGATCCACGGCGAGCAGAAAGAATCGGAGTCGGACGAAGTGGACGGGCGGTACTCGCCCCCGACCCTTCCCAGGTCGCGCACCATGGACGCCGGAGTGGGCGTCCCCGTTCACATCGCCAAAGAGAAGCCCCCGATTAATGTCGTGGGCGACGTGGGGGGCCGCATCGCCATCATGGTG GACGACCTGATCGACGACGTGCAGTCTTTCGTGGCCGCCTCGGAGGTGCTGAAGGAGCGCGGGGCGTACAAGATATACGTGTTGGCGACTCACGGGCTGCTGTCCTCGGACGCCCCCAGACTGATTGAGGACTCACCCATCGATGAA GTCGTGGTCACCAATACGATCCCGCACGAGTTGCAGAAGATGCAGTGCCACAAAATCAAGACCGTGGATATATCGATTTTGCTGTCAGAAGCTATTAGGAGAATTCACAACAAGGAGTCGATGTCATACTTGTTTAAGAATGTCACTCTTGAAGATTAA
- the LOC138139263 gene encoding uncharacterized protein: protein MDKISVISLSSSSTKETPRGVGSCSIVTISSETQRVPVSWESNDLTKKNGTILELESTPNLSQKVKDWMNTCKYDDENCDSVDDNNKNNQTTCIRYDFEKSTRTTTLPKSCFTRATPLFSYMEEAKKNTCLNDSRKNNAECHRHNGKNAQKNADYDTPLSPESQKKELCSYLQLMKPDDKPENFFVEYRRSVRVKNLAQNSEKKELEDKSRSKESQNVVSDCSKCDKASGDVQFPALKSFKELKMKMNRIGSLFKQKTSDCEVPNKYLPLPPQEVYMEETDFEDSVRDFMKGSLKATKNGASASLRKVENRKKFKFSLKRTFKKSKFNFTRINTLRSKGRLREISLDTLILRKSHLRKKARRKLFRQMKEKTRKDKPKKPEKIASPRCEIISVHTTSDDENVDLKNFVDDMLELDKMSEEHRKSVIESRILASSSITNLINKQATPEADVQKAYKIFSDLSGEKKTSDEKENNTHAVKNLVTGFAIADHDYTDASEKLSHEEDDDDDDDQSTTSSVSPVPIPDLQVLPVNTEVEAKSLHRSLALGNRRKSYLNNCGLHNWSSGSGSDNKKLNHSISISKADGAVLRAFYQDYNLVIAQQNSVSFWTQSALGNVLGAQNMWIPKGQTPRIPLNSTYIQKGAMEMVISIETSVAYVELWTKEHKSEIREVPVADVFATVYFWRLRQNGLDKKVLQLENIKGFADDVQYCVLRCYPRIIVSWHSVQGGDKRTKIRSYHLAADFQTVANISEIQPVEHYVSSLHNIEDCDNLVMGCGENKITLWNIEYGYIVATVELSNIKSPLSTLWVKCDRGFLFTIQECVDQELRLIAINGMNHSWKKLQNYNPVPGFDRLKGVYIENGILIAYYSQGILCWNAQTGQLIVEEVPNECEYIPCGKHVIMIVNESIVVKHSLSHLITADDL from the exons ATGGATAAAATCAGTGTGATCTCGTTGTCTAGTTCATCCACTAAAGAAACTCCCCGTGGGGTAGGTTCGTGCTCTATTGTTACGATAAGTTCGGAGACTCAGCGAGTCCCGGTCAGTTGGGAGAGTAACGACCTAACCAAAAAAAATGGAACGATTCTCGAGTTGGAAAGTACCCCAAACCTCTCGCAAAAAGTTAAAGACTGGATGAATACTTGTAAGTATGACGATGAAAATTGTGATTCCGTCGAcgataataacaaaaacaaccAAACCACGTGCATTCGTTATGATTTTGAGAAGAGCACTCGAACTACGACCCTACCCAAATCGTGCTTCACTAGAGCCACGCCGCTGTTTTCGTACATGGAAGAGGCGAAGAAGAACACGTGTTTGAACGACAGTCGCAAAAATAACGCGGAATGTCACAGACATAATGGAAAAAACGCACAAAAGAACGCTGATTATGATACCCCCCTGAGTCCTGAAAGCCAAAAGAAAGAACTTTGTAGTTACTTGCAGTTAATGAAACCTGATGATAAACCagagaatttttttgtcgagTATCGCAGGTCGGTCAGAGTGAAGAATTTAGCGCAGAACAGCGAGAAGAAAGAGCTTGAAGACAAGTCAAGAAGCAAGGAGTCTCAAAATGTTGTTTCAGATTGTTCTAAATGTGATAAGGCGAGCGGCGATGTTCAGTTTCCTGCGCTCAAGTCGTTcaaagagttgaaaatgaaaatgaacaGAATAGGAAGTCTTTTCAAGCAAAAGACTAGCGATTGTGAGGTACCGAATAAATATTTGCCGTTACCGCCGCAAGAGGTTTACATGGAGGAAACGGATTTTGAGGATTCGGTTCGAGATTTTATGAAGGGGTCTCTGAAGGCGACGAAAAACGGCGCCAGCGCGAGTCTGAGGAAGGTCGAGAATCGTaaaaagttcaaatttagCTTGAAACGAACATTTAAAAAGAGTAAATTCAACTTCACACGGATCAACACGTTGCGAAGCAAGGGTCGCCTCAGAGAAATCTCTCTGGACACTCTTATTCTGCGAAAGAGCCATTTGAGGAAGAAAGCTCGACGAAAACTGTTCAgacaaatgaaagaaaagacgaGGAAGGACAAGCCGAAGAAACCCGAGAAGATCGCGAGTCCCCGATGCGAGATCATATCAGTCCACACGACTTCCGACGACGAGAACGTCGATCTGAAGAATTTCGTCGACGACATGCTGGAGCTGGACAAAATGAGCGAAGAACACAGGAAAAGCGTGATCGAGAGCCGAATCCTTGCCTCCAGTTCGATAACAAACCTGATCAACAAACAGGCGACCCCGGAGGCGGACGTACAAAAAGCATACAAGATCTTTTCCGACCTGTCCGGCGAGAAGAAAACCTCGGACGAAAAGGAGAACAATACTCACGCCGTGAAGAATCTAGTCACGGGTTTCGCCATCGCGGATCACGACTACACGGACGCCAGCGAGAAACTCAGCCACGAAgaggacgacgacgacgacgacgaccaGTCGACGACGAGCAGCGTGAGCCCCGTCCCGATCCCGGACCTCCAAGTTCTTCCAGTCAACACGGAGGTCGAAGCCAAGTCGCTGCACCGGAGCCTGGCCCTCGGCAACCGGCGCAAATCGTACTTGAACAACTGCGGCCTCCACAACTGGAGCTCCGGTTCCGGCTCGGACAACAAGAAACTGAACCACTCGATCAGCATCTCGAAGGCGGACGGAGCGGTCCTCCGGGCGTTCTACCAAGACTACAACCTGGTGATCGCGCAGCAGAACTCGGTCTCTTTCTGGACGCAGAGCGCGCTGGGTAACGTCCTGGGGGCCCAGAACATGTGGATACCTAAGGGACAGACTCCGCGGATTCCGTTGAACAGCACCTACATCCAAAAGGGTGCGATGGAGATGGTGATTTCCATCGAAACGAGCGTCGCGTACGTGGAGTTGTGGACGAAGGAACACAAGTCGGAGATCAGGGAAGTTCCGGTGGCTGATGTCTTCGCGACGGTGTACTTCTGGAGGTTGCGACAAAACGGTCTGGACAAGAAGGTATTGCAGTTGGAAAATATCAAAGG ATTTGCAGATGACGTCCAGTACTGCGTGTTGAGGTGTTATCCGAGGATCATCGTGAGTTGGCATTCGGTGCAAGGGGGCGACAAGAGGACGAAGATTCGTTCGTATCATCTGGCCGCCGATTTTCAGACGGTTGCGAACATCAGCGAGATACAACCAGTGGAGCACTACGTTTCTTCGTTGCACAACATTGAAG ATTGCGATAATCTGGTAATGGGCTGCGGCGAGAACAAAATCACCTTGTGGAACATCGAATACGGCTACATCGTGGCCACAGTGGAACTGTCGAATATTAAATCCCCTTTGTCAACACTTTGGGTCAAGTGCGACAGG GGTTTTCTCTTCACCATTCAAGAATGCGTGGACCAGGAGTTGAGGCTTATCGCCATCAACGGCATGAACCATTCGTGGAAGAAGCTGCAAAATTACAACCCAGTACCTGGATTTGACCG cttGAAAGGAGTGTACATAGAAAACGGAATCTTGATTGCGTATTATTCTCAAGGCATTTTGTGCTGGAACGCTCAAACTGGCCAACTGATTGTAGAAGAAGTACCAAATGAATGTGAATATATCCCTTGCGGGAAACATGTGATAATGATAGTTAATGAAAGTATCGTCGTGAAGCATTCGTTAAGTCACTTGATAACTGCCGATGATTTGTAG
- the Spf30 gene encoding survival of motor neuron-related-splicing factor 30: MDELQNYRLQLQQVEAALLSDPDNKELQKLKVDLDEVIELSLDLKNKAEEAANQPEYTEPVGVAEEDEITKSLLAVEQFVARNKTKKIWRLGDICLAKWSDNGQYYEARIDAIHPDGQVNVTFEAYKNRGVTTLAELKEFTGAKRVLTEAERLKRVKMMNNREYLKKKKLKKQQRFKELEEERETEKNKWLAFTSKATKTKKSGLKNKSIFASPESVNGRVGIGTCGISGKPMTEFTTAEKWRKGV, translated from the coding sequence ATGGatgaattacaaaattatcGTCTACAACTGCAACAAGTTGAAGCTGCCCTTTTGAGTGACCCTGATAACAAGGAactccaaaaattaaaagtagaCTTGGACGAAGTGATCGAGTTGTCTTTAGACTTGAAGAATAAAGCAGAAGAAGCGGCGAACCAACCAGAATATACGGAACCAGTTGGTGTAGCTGAAGAAGATGAAATCACAAAATCCTTGCTGGCAGTAGAACAGTTTGTTGCAAggaacaaaacaaagaaaatttggCGGTTGGGCGACATCTGTCTAGCAAAGTGGAGTGACAACGGACAATATTACGAAGCCAGAATCGACGCGATCCATCCGGATGGGCAGGTAAATGTCACATTTGAAGCATATAAAAACCGCGGGGTTACTACCTTAGCGGAACTTAAAGAATTCACAGGGGCAAAACGTGTCTTAACAGAGGCTGAAAGACTAAAACGCGTTAAAATGATGAACAATCGCGAATATCTCAAGAAGAAGAAACTGAAAAAACAGCAGAGATTCAAAGAACTAGAAGAAGAGAgagaaactgaaaaaaataagTGGCTGGCGTTTACCAGCAAAGCCACCAAAACGAAAAAGAGTGGACTCAAAAACAAGAGCATTTTCGCGTCGCCCGAATCCGTCAACGGACGCGTAGGAATCGGTACCTGCGGCATAAGTGGCAAACCAATGACCGAGTTCACCACTGCTGAGAAATGGAGGAAAGGAGTCTAA
- the LOC138139278 gene encoding uncharacterized protein isoform X1, producing MHCGVKVGPKTKMTKFSISQDYNPSLQKYKLVFLGEQSVGKTSIITKFMYDSFDTAYQATVGIDFLSKTMYLSDKTVRLQLWDTAGQERFRSLIPAYIRDSSVAVVVYDVTNQESFHQTTKWINDVRIERGDAVIVFLVGNKVDLADLRQVSREDGEEKAKELNVTFVETSAKVGLNIKLLFKKIAEVLVISDEPKNDFTELQEINLEKNNLYPIDKSCWC from the exons ATGCACT GTGGCGTGAAAGTTGGGCCAAAAACCAAAATGACGAAGTTTTCGATTTCGCAAGACTACAATCCCAGCTTGCAAAAGTACAAGTTGGTGTTTTTGGGTGAGCAGAGCGTCGGCAAAACCTCTATTATAACAAAATTCATGTACGACAGTTTCGATACGGCCTATCAAGCAACTGTAGGTATAGACTTCTTATCAAAAACTATGTACTTGTCTGATAAGACCGTGCGACTGCAATTGTGGGACACCGCCGGACAAGAGCGCTTCCGTTCTTTGATCCCCGCGTACATCCGAGATTCTTCGGTAGCGGTGGTGGTGTATGATGTCACTAACCAGGAGTCGTTCCACCAGACAACAAAGTGGATAAACGACGTGAGAATCGAGCGCGGCGACGCCGTGATTGTTTTCTTGGTAGGAAATAAAGTGGATTTGGCGGATTTGAGGCAAGTTTCGCGCGAAGATGGTGAAGAAAAAGCGAAAGAGTTGAACGTGACTTTTGTGGAGACCAGTGCGAAAGTCGGTCTTAACATTAAACTGTTGTTTAAGAAAATTGCGGAGGTTTTGGTGATCAGTGATGAACCCAAAAATGATTTCACTGAACTGCAGGAgattaatttagaaaaaaacaatctATATCCCATCGATAAGAGTTGTTGGTGTTGA
- the LOC138139278 gene encoding uncharacterized protein isoform X2: MTKFSISQDYNPSLQKYKLVFLGEQSVGKTSIITKFMYDSFDTAYQATVGIDFLSKTMYLSDKTVRLQLWDTAGQERFRSLIPAYIRDSSVAVVVYDVTNQESFHQTTKWINDVRIERGDAVIVFLVGNKVDLADLRQVSREDGEEKAKELNVTFVETSAKVGLNIKLLFKKIAEVLVISDEPKNDFTELQEINLEKNNLYPIDKSCWC, translated from the coding sequence ATGACGAAGTTTTCGATTTCGCAAGACTACAATCCCAGCTTGCAAAAGTACAAGTTGGTGTTTTTGGGTGAGCAGAGCGTCGGCAAAACCTCTATTATAACAAAATTCATGTACGACAGTTTCGATACGGCCTATCAAGCAACTGTAGGTATAGACTTCTTATCAAAAACTATGTACTTGTCTGATAAGACCGTGCGACTGCAATTGTGGGACACCGCCGGACAAGAGCGCTTCCGTTCTTTGATCCCCGCGTACATCCGAGATTCTTCGGTAGCGGTGGTGGTGTATGATGTCACTAACCAGGAGTCGTTCCACCAGACAACAAAGTGGATAAACGACGTGAGAATCGAGCGCGGCGACGCCGTGATTGTTTTCTTGGTAGGAAATAAAGTGGATTTGGCGGATTTGAGGCAAGTTTCGCGCGAAGATGGTGAAGAAAAAGCGAAAGAGTTGAACGTGACTTTTGTGGAGACCAGTGCGAAAGTCGGTCTTAACATTAAACTGTTGTTTAAGAAAATTGCGGAGGTTTTGGTGATCAGTGATGAACCCAAAAATGATTTCACTGAACTGCAGGAgattaatttagaaaaaaacaatctATATCCCATCGATAAGAGTTGTTGGTGTTGA